The proteins below are encoded in one region of Kogia breviceps isolate mKogBre1 chromosome 8, mKogBre1 haplotype 1, whole genome shotgun sequence:
- the PLPP7 gene encoding inactive phospholipid phosphatase 7 isoform X1 yields MPASQSRARARDRNNVLNRAEFLSLNQPPKGAPEPRGSGRKAPGPSTQPSCPGEGARERRQSQQLPEEDCMQLNPSFKGIAFNSLLAIDICMSKRLGVCAGRAASWASARSMVSLIGVTGHGVPWIGGTILCLVKSSTLAGQEVLMNLLLALLLDIMMVAGVQKLIKRRGPFETSPSLLDYLTMDIYAFPAGHASRAAMVSKFFLSHLVLAVPLRVLLVLWALGVGLSQVMIGRHHITDVLSGFVIGYFQFRLVELVWMSSNTCQTLISAWCHHHSWSSRA; encoded by the exons ATGCCTGCCTCCCAGagccgggcccgggcccgggacCGCAACAACGTCCTCAACCGGGCCGAGTTCCTGTCCCTGAACCAGCCCCCCAAGGGGGCGCCGGAGCCCCGCGGCTCGGGCAGGAAGGCCCCGGGCCCCTCAACACAGCCCTCGTGCCCTGGCGAGGGGGCCCGCGAGCGGCGCCAGTCTCAGCAGCTGCCCGAGGAGGACTGCATGCAGCTGAACCCCTCCTTCAAGGGCATCGCCTTCAACTCCCTGCTGGCCATCGACATCTGCATGTCCAAGCGCCTGGGGGTGTGCGCCGGCCGGGCTGCGTCCTGGGCCAGCGCCCGCTCCATGGTCAGTCTCATTGGCGTCACGGGCCACGGCGTCCCCTGGATCGGGGGTACCATCCTCTGCCTGGTGAAGAGCAGCACGCTGGCCGGCCAGGAGGTGCTCATGAACCTACTTCTGG CCCTGCTCCTGGACATCATGATGGTGGCCGGCGTGCAGAAGCTCATCAAGAGGCGCGGCCCGTTCGAGACGAGCCCCAGCCTCCTGGACTACCTCACCATGGATATCTACGCCTTCCCCGCCGGACACGCCAGCCGCGCGGCCATGGTATCCAAGTTCTTCCTCAGCCACCTGGTGCTGGCGGTGCCCCTGCGCGTCTTACTGGTGCTCTGGGCCCTCGGTGTGGGCCTGTCTCAGGTCATGATCGGCCGCCATCACATCACCGATGTCCTCTCCGGCTTCGTCATCGGCTACTTCCAGTTCCGCCTGGTCGAGCTGGTCTGGATGTCCTCCAACACCTGCCAGACGCTCATCTCCGCCTG GTGCCATCACCATTCGTGGTCATCGAGAGCGTAG
- the FAM78A gene encoding protein FAM78A → MPGFLWDCWPSLVIRAVLCAMGCIQSIGGKARVFREGITVIDVKASIDPIPTSIDESSSVVLRYRTPHFRASAQVVMPPIPQKETWIVGWIQACSHMEFYNQYGEQGMSSWELPDLQEGKIEAISDSDGVNYPWYGNTTETCTIVGPTKRDSKFIISMNDNFYPSVTWAVPVSESNVAKLTSIYRDQSFITWLVATNTSTNDMIILQTLHWRMQLSIEVNPNRPLGQRARLREPIAQDQPKILSKNEPIPPSALVKPNANDAQVLMWRPKYGPALVVIPPKHR, encoded by the exons ATGCCCGGTTTTCTCTGGGACTGCTGGCCTTCCCTGGTTATCAGAGCCGTACTGTGTGCCATGGGCTGCATTCAGAGCATCGGGGGCAAAGCCAGAGTCTTCCGGGAAGGCATCACGGTGATCGATGTCAAGGCCTCTATCGACCCCATCCCCACCAGCATCGATGAGTCCTCCAGCGTGGTGCTCCGCTACCGGACACCCCACTTCCGTGCCTCGGCCCAGGTGGTCATGCCGCCCATCCCCCAGAAGGAGACCTGGATAGTTGGCTGGATTCAGGCGTGCAGCCACATGGAGTTCTACAACCAGTATGGGGAACAGGGCAT GTCCAGCTGGGAGCTCCCAGACCTCCAGGAAGGCAAGATTGAGGCCATCAGCGACTCGGACGGGGTGAACTACCCCTGGTACGGCAACACCACGGAGACCTGCACCATCGTGGGCCCCACCAAGAGAGACTCCAAGTTCATCATCAGCATGAATGACAACTTTTACCCCAGCGTCACGTGGGCCGTGCCCGTCAGCGAGAGCAACGTGGCCAAGCTGACCAGCATCTACCGGGACCAGAGCTTCATCACGTGGCTGGTGGCCACCAACACCTCGACCAACGACATGATCATCTTGCAGACACTGCACTGGCGCATGCAGCTCAGCATCGAGGTGAACCCCAACCGGCCCCTGGGCCAGCGCGCCCGGCTGCGGGAGCCCATCGCCCAGGACCAGCCCAAAATCCTGAGCAAGAACGAGCCCATCCCGCCCAGCGCCCTGGTCAAGCCCAATGCCAACGACGCTCAGGTCCTCATGTGGCGGCCCAAGTACGGGCCGGCGCTGGTGGTGATCCCCCCCAAGCACCGCTAA
- the PLPP7 gene encoding inactive phospholipid phosphatase 7 isoform X2 — MPASQSRARARDRNNVLNRAEFLSLNQPPKGAPEPRGSGRKAPGPSTQPSCPGEGARERRQSQQLPEEDCMQLNPSFKGIAFNSLLAIDICMSKRLGVCAGRAASWASARSMVSLIGVTGHGVPWIGGTILCLVKSSTLAGQEVLMNLLLD, encoded by the exons ATGCCTGCCTCCCAGagccgggcccgggcccgggacCGCAACAACGTCCTCAACCGGGCCGAGTTCCTGTCCCTGAACCAGCCCCCCAAGGGGGCGCCGGAGCCCCGCGGCTCGGGCAGGAAGGCCCCGGGCCCCTCAACACAGCCCTCGTGCCCTGGCGAGGGGGCCCGCGAGCGGCGCCAGTCTCAGCAGCTGCCCGAGGAGGACTGCATGCAGCTGAACCCCTCCTTCAAGGGCATCGCCTTCAACTCCCTGCTGGCCATCGACATCTGCATGTCCAAGCGCCTGGGGGTGTGCGCCGGCCGGGCTGCGTCCTGGGCCAGCGCCCGCTCCATGGTCAGTCTCATTGGCGTCACGGGCCACGGCGTCCCCTGGATCGGGGGTACCATCCTCTGCCTGGTGAAGAGCAGCACGCTGGCCGGCCAGGAGGTGCTCATGAACCTACTTCTGG attag